The genome window ATCTTCCACCGCGTCATCGACGGGTTCGTGATCCAGGCGGGCTGCCCGAAGGGGACCGGGACCGGCGGCCCCGGCTACAACGTGAAGGCGGAGTTCAACAAGAGGCTCCATGAGGCGGGGGTCCTGTCGATGGCCCGCACGAGCGACCCGAACTCCGCCGGCTCGCAGTTCTTCCTCTGCCTGGGGCGCGTGCCGCACCTCGACAACCAGTACACCGGCTTCGGCAAGACGGCGGACGACGCCAGCCTCCAGGCGGTCCTCAAGATCGGCAAGTCGAAGACGAACGCCGACGACCGTCCGCTGCAGGACCAGAAGATCGAGAAGGCGGAGATCAAGGTGACGCCGAAGTAGGTCGGGCTCGACGAGAACGACCGGGCCGCCGAAAGTCGGCGAGAGAACGTCAGGGGAGGCCGGCATGCGTCGGTCTCCCTTTTTCTTTGCCTGCCGCGTCCGGCGATCCGCCTGACGGCGGGAATCCAGACTGTCAGACGCGAGAACTCACGCCGCGTTTTTGTGGTTTGCTCCCCCGCGGCTTATGATCGCCCCCCAAGCCGAGGAGCGTGCCAGGACGGACCGCGTTTTGGCTCCCGCGGGACGCCCGCTCCCGTGAACAACGAGATCACGCCGCGAAGCGGAGGCGCCAATGATGGCGCGACCGCCGCGGCAGGCGAGAGAGCGCTCGGCAGCTCGGAGCGGTCCGCCTGAACTTCCACACGAGGGTGGCCCTCCGGTCCGGACGACCGGGGACACTCGATTCGACGGCATTGGGAACACTGGACATGGGCGGTGCAGCACACGCATCCGGGGGCGGACACGGGCACGATCAGCACAACGGTCACGGGAATGGGGGGCATGGCCACGGCGGTCACGGCCACGGTCCCGCGATCGTTCGCCACCGCGATCCGGGGAACCGGGTCGTGATCGTCGGCGGGGGCGTGGTCGGCTCGGCCTGTGCCTACTACCTGCGGCAGGCGGGCAAAGAGGTGACGATCGTCGAGCGGGCCCAGTTCGGCCGCGGCGCGTCGCACGCCAACTGCGGGTACGTCAGCCCCAGCCACGTCCTGCCGCTCAACAAGCCGGGCGCGATCCAGAAGACGCTGAAGTCGATGTTCGACAGGACGTCGGCCTTCTACCTCAAGCCGCGGATCGATTTTTCGCTCTTCGGCTGGATGATGCGGTTCGCCTCCAAGTGCAACAAGAAGGACATGATCGAGGCGGGGCACGCCCTGAACCCGATCCTCCAGTCTTCCGCCGAGCTTTACAAAGAGCTCCTTGCCTCCGAACTCCAGGAGACCGAGCACGAGGCGAAGGGGATGCTGTTCGTCTTCAAGACGGAGAAGATGCTGGCCGAGTACGACGCCGTCGACGCCCTGCTGCGGGAGCACTTCGGCGTCGGCGCCCGGCGGATCGGCGGGGACGAGCTGCACCGCATGGAGCCGGCCCTTCAGCCGGGTCTCGCGGGGGCCTACTTCTACGACATCGACTCGCACCTGCGGCCGGACCGCCTGATGGGGGCCTGGCGGCGGACGCTCGAAAGCCACGGGGTCACGATCCTCGAGAACCGCCCGGTGAAGCAGATCCGCAAGGAGAACGGTTCCGCCCGGGCGATCGTCACCGACCAGGGGGAGATCGAAGGGGACACCTTCATCTTCGCGATGGGGGCCTGGACCCCCAAGCTGAGCACGGAGCTCGGCTGCGCGATCCCGGTTCAGCCGGGGAAGGGATACTCGATCACGATGGCCCGTCCGGAGCCCTGCCCGGCGTATCCGATGATCCTGGAGGAGTACCACGTTGCCGTGACGCCGTTCGCCTCCGGCTACCGCCTGGGCTCGACGATGGAGTTTGCCGGCTACAACGACAAACTGAACCGCGGCCGGCTCGACATGCTCCGCCGCGGGGCGAAGGAGTACCTCGTAGCCCCGACAGCCGAGCCGGTCCAGGAGGAGTGGTTCGGCTGGCGTCCGATGTGCGCCGACAGCGTGCCGATCATCGGCCGCACGCCGGGCCTCGACAACACGTATCTGGCGACAGGCCACAGTATGCTCGGCGTGACGCTCGCGCCGGCGACCGGGAAGCTCGTTTCGGAGCTGGTGCTGGGAGAGAAGCCGCACATTGATCCGGAGCCCTACCGGGTGACACGGTTCGGGTAGCACGGAAGTATCCAGTCGCAGCCAGGCGGCCGCGGGTGGGACCGCTCGAATCACGTCCTTGCCGGCACGACGCTGCTAGCTCAAACCCATCGTGCTACGGCACCTGGGGTCAAGGGGGCCTGTGTTGTTTTCTTGGCCCCCTTGCCGCCGGAGGCCTCTTCCTCGCTGCACCGTGGGACACAACGGATGTCCGCTTTGTGGTATCGGCGTTGAGGACTCCCACCCTCGCCCTGCAATCACCGCGGGTTGGTGAGGGGGCATACGACACGTTGTCCGCGTTTGGACACGCTCTCCTTCAGACATCTCTCGACGAGACAGCCTCCGGCGGGCAAAGGGGCGTTGCCCCTCTGCACTCCCCACCAGGGTGCCCCTGGACCCGGTTTCAACTGTCCGCCGGCACGCCACCGCCATTCAGCGAACGCACCCGTGGCGGTCCGCCTTCCTTCCTGTCACTTCCGCCCATCCCGGAGCCGCGGATCCGTCGCCGCCTGGATCCCTTCGCCAATCAGGTTGTAACAAAGGACCGTAAAGAAGACGGCCATCCCCGGGAAGACGATCAGCCACCACAAGTCGTAGTTGGACCGGCCGTCCTTCAGGAGGTCTCCCCAACTCGTCGTCGGCGGCGGCGGGCCGAAACCGAGAAACGTCAGGGCGTTCTCGATGAAGATCGCGCCCGCAATGCCGAACGTGATCGGCACAAGGACGGGAGCCATCGCGTTCGGCAGGATGTGGCGGAAGATGATCCGCAGATGCCCGGCGCCGACCACGCGGGCCGCCGCGACGAAATCCGATTCCCGCAGACGTAGAAACTCGGCCCGCGTCAGGCGCGAGATGCTCGTCCAGCCGGTCAGGCCGATGATGGCCATCATGTGCCAGATCGTAGGCTCCTTGAGCAGCGCCATCAGGGCGATGATCAGGACCAGTGTCGGAATGCAGATCACCACTTCGGTGAAGCGGCTGATAATCATGTCGGTCCAGCCGCCGGCGTACCCGCCGATGGCCCCCAGCGTAATCCCGATCGCCGCCGCAATCCCCATCGAAATGAATCCGACCACGAGCGCCGTGCGGGTCCCGTGAACGAGCTTCGCGAAGACGTCGACACCCGTCTGGTCCGTCCCGAGCCAGTTCTGGGCGCTGGGGTGGCCGTTGTTCTGGTTGGGGTTGGCGGGCCGGTCGGGCCACATGTCCCCCTGAACGGCATAGTACGGATCGTTGAACGAGAGGGGCCAGATCGCCCAGCTCTCGGGGTCCTTGTCCTTCAGTGCCTGATGGAACTTCCCGCGGAAGCGGTCCTTGGTGAAGATCGGGTTCTGCCAGCTCGTGTTGAAGTAGTACAGGCAGGGGAAGTAAAGCTGCCCCTTGTATTTGCAGACGACCGGCCGCGTGCCCGCGATCGCCGGCGACAGGATCGCGACGAGGCACAGGAGAATGACGCTGACGAGCGCCGCCATCGCGAGCTTGCGGCGACGAAAACGTTTCCAGGTCTCCGCCCAGAAGCCGGGGGACTTGTGAACGACGATCGAACCGGCGGTCGAGGCCGGGGGGGCAGTGACAGGAGAAGTGGCGGTGGGACTCATGGCTCAGCGATCCCCCAGACGGACACGGGGATCGACCATGGCATACAGGATGTCTGCCATGAGCTGACCGATGACGGTCATGACCGAGAACATCAGGAGCAGTCCCATCAGAAGCGGATAGTCGCGGGCCGTGATCGACTCGAAAAACATGCGTCCGATGCCGGGCCAGTTGAAGATCTGCTCGATGATGACCGCCCCGCTCACGAGAGAGGGAAGCATCAGGCCGATCGACGTGATGAGCGGAATCAGGGTGTTCCGAAAGGCGTGCCGGAACATGATCGTCCAGCCTGTGAGCCCCTTGGCCTTGGCGGTCCGGATGTAGTCCTGCCGGACCACTTCCTGGAGATTGGCGTTGATGAACCGGGAGTCGTAGGCCAGGGTCGCGTACGTGTAGCAGACCATCGGCAGCATGAGGTGCCAGAACTGGTCCTTGACCTTGCCGAACGTGGAGAGCGACTCGTAGTTGTCGCTCACGATGCCGAACAGCGGAAACCATCCCATCTTGAGGGCCACCCACATCTGCAGCAGCAGGGCGGCCACGAAGTTGGGAAACGAATAGAGCATGTAGAGTCCGGTGCTGATCCCCCGTTCCACGCGGGTTCCCGACCGGGCCGCGACAAACAGTCCGATCGGGATTGCGCCAAAGTAGGCGACGAGCAGCGACGTGATCGACAGGAAGAGCGTCGGCCCGATCCGCTCTCCGATCAGGCGGGCGACCGGCTTCTTGTGGGAGAACGAGCTTCCCAGGTCCCCCTGCGCCAGCTGCTTCAGCCAGTCGAAGTACGCTTCGTAGAACGGCTTGTCGAGGCCATAGACCTTCTTGAGCTGCTCGAGCTGCTCGAGGCTGATCGTCTTGGTCGGGTCAACCTCGGAGAGGCTCAGTGTCAGGGGGGTCCCCGGCATGAACCGCAGCAGGGCGTACAGCAGGAACGTGATGCAAAGCAGGGTGAAGACCCCGATCAGCAGACGTCGGACAAGGAACTCGAACATGAAGGCGGGTTCAAACGATAAGTCGGAGCAAAACCGGACGCCGGAAATGGAGGAGGGACGTCAGCAGGGTTACCGGAACGCGGCTGGCCACGGGACGAGTGCCATTTTCCCGCATCCCCAGTACAGCCGCCTCACTTCACCGCCCAGAACGCATCGACGCCGGGGCTGTAGCTGTAGGGACCGCGGGGACTGAACATGTACCCCCGGAGCCGCTTGTTGAAGCCGTAGAAGGAGCTGCGGTAGTAGAGCCAGGTGTAAGGCTGCTCTTCCCAGAGGATCTCGTCGATCTTGCGGTACACCGCCTTCCGCTTCTCGAGGTCGAACTCCTTCCGCCCTTCGTCGAACAGCTTGTCGACTTCGGGATTCGAGTACTGCGTGTAGTTCCGCTGCTCGCCGGTCTTCCAGAGGTTCTCGGTGGTGCTGGGATCGGTCCCGGTTCCCCATCCGGCAAACTGGGCCTCGAATTCGTGCTTCTGGGCCTTCTCCTGCAGGACGGTGAACTCGGTCGGACGGACGTTGCAGCGGACGCCGATGTTCTCCAGGTTCTTCTTGAGGATCGTGCAGGTCTTGATCCGCAGATCGTCGTTCGCGCACATGATCTCAAACTCGAACTTCACCTTCTTGCCGCCGATCACTTTCTCGCGGACGCCGTCGTTGTCGTTGTCGACCCAGCCCGCTTCATCGAGCAGGTCTTCCGCCTTGTCGAGGTCCTGTTTGTAGGGCGTCCGCGGCGTCGCGGGGGCCATCCACGACGTCGGGTGGAACTCGCCGACCGACTGTTCGTAGAGCCCGTAGGTCAGGTCCTCGAGCAGCTCGCGGTAGTCCATCGCATAGGACATCGCCTTACGGACCCGGGCGTCGGAGAAGAAGGGGGTCTTGGTGTTCCAGCCGAAGTAGTAGTACGTCCATTCCGTGCCGCGGACCTTGGTCCCCAGCCGGTAGAACTCGTCGTCCGTCGTCTGCGTCACCCACTGGTTGGGCTGCAACTCGATGTCTTCGATGTCGCCGTTCTTGAACGCCAGGAGAGCGGTGTTGCGGTCCTCCAGAACGCGGAGCCGGACCGTCTTGAAGCGGGGCTTCTCGCGGATCTGCTTGCCATTCTGCATGTAGTACTCTTCGCGGCGCTCCAGGAGGATCTCCTGCCCCTTGAGCCGCTTGACGATGCGGTAGGCGCCGCCGACAACCGGCTCGTCTTCCAGCTTCACATGGGCCGGAGAGCTGACGAGCGTCTTGTCTTCCGGAATCGTCTTCTCATAGACGTGCTTCGGGATGACGGGGAAGTTCATGTTCCAGACGTTCGTGACGAGCGACTCCCGGTGGGCGATGACGAACGTGTGGTCGTCATAGGCGTGGACCCACTTGATCTTCTCCATCCCGGTCCGGACCGCCGGAATCGGAATGTCGTCCGTCATGATGACTTCGTAGGTGAAGACGACGTCATGAGCCGTGATCGGCTTGCCGTCGCTCCAAGTCAGGTCGCTCCGCATCACGACCTTGTCGTACAGCTTGTCCTTGCTGGTCTGCCAGGAGACGACCGTGTCGGAGACCGCGCCGGGCTCAAGTTTCCAGTCGAAGGAGAAGAACCCGATCCCGGTCAGGTTCAGGAGATAGCCTTCGTAGACCGAACTCTGCATCAGCGGATTGGTCGACTTGATGTCCGCCGGAATATGCCGGTTGAACGGCGTTGTGTCGTCGAGGTCTCCTTCCGCGGCCGGGGGGCGTCCCAGGCCGTCCAAGATCTGGGCGTTGATCTCGGCGCTCGTGTTCCGCAGCTTGAGGGCGTCCGCCGCCGAGGTCTTCTGGGGCTTCGTCGCGAGGTAGTCCGCGAGATGCTTGCGGTAGTCGACGATCGGGCTGTCGCCCCACTCGACCCTCTTTTCCAGTTCTTCGAGAGGGGGAACCTTCTCGGTCTGTTTGAAGATCGTCACCTTTCCGCCCGACGGGTCAGCCGCGGGAGCCGCGGTCTCGGACATCGGGGCGGCGGGCGGCGGCGAATCCCCGGACTTGGGGGGAGCGGCGGAGGGCTCCTTGTCCGACAGAGCGGACGAAGAAGGGGGAGCTGCCGGAGGGGACGGCGAGTCGCAGCCGATGAGCGGGACGAGAAAACCGGAGAGAAGTCCGAGAGCAACGAGCCGCCGTCTCATCATTCGCATCGAGCCGAATCCTTAACACGAATACGCGAACTGTCTGTGCCCCAACGCAGCGAGCGAACCTCCTTGAGGCAGGGCGATTCTGGCAAAGCGGCCGGAGACGGGCAAGCCGCATCGATGGCTGCCGGGGATTTCGGGGGCATTCGCCGATTGGCGGAAATTGTGTCGAGGCGGACGGATCCTCAATGCGCAACCGATGTCATTCGGCCAGCTGGGTCCAGAGGGACCCTGGTCAGGGGTTGCAAGGGGGAGAATCCCCCTTGCCCGCCGGAGGCCTGACCGTCGAGAGATGTCTGAAGGAGTCCGTCTCCAAGCGCGGACAACGTGCCGAATGCCCCCTCACCAACCCGCTGGGATCCTAGAGCGAGCGGTGAGTCCTCATCGCCGGTACCACAAAGGGGACATCCGTTGCTTACCACGGTTCCTCATGGAAGTGCCTCCGGGGTCAAGGGGGGCTGTGTTGTTTCTTTGGCCCCTTTGACCCCGGCTACCGTCGCACGTCGGGATTGAGCCATGGGAACCGTGCCGGCAAGGACGCAGTTCGAGCCAATGCAGCGATGCGACAGCCGCCTCACCGGGGCTTCGCCGTTCCCGCCTTGGGCTTCGCCTTCTCCGCCTCAACGGGCTTCTCGGCGTCCGGCTCGGGCTTGGATTCCGCCGGCTTCGCCTTCGGTCGGAGCGGCATGCTCGGCTGCGGAGTCGCGCCGGGACGGGGTTCCGGCGGCATCGGCGTCTTCGGTTTGCCCGCAGGCGCCGGTTCCGGCCCGATCGGCTTCTTCCCCGGCGGAGAAGGCGCGCCGGCCGGTGTCGGCTCGCGTTCCGGACGCGGATCGGGAATGTTTGGCGGCCGCTTGCCGTCGAGCGACCAGTAGAGGCCCGGCTCGTGAGCCTCGTAAAAGATCCCCGCCATGTGGCGGACAATGTCCGGCGTCGACTTGGCGACGTCCCGCGACTCCTGCGGGTCGCTCTCCAGGTCATACAACTCGATCGGGTTGTCCGCGCCTTCGTAGCGGACTCCCTTCCATTTCCCCATCCGGGCGGCCTGCGCGACCTTCCCCTCGTAGAACTCCCAATACAGGTACTCGTGCTCCCGCTGGCGGGTCGGGTCCTGAACGAGCGTCGGGACCAGGCTCAGGCTATCCCAGTCGTTGAGCGGAGGGACACCCGCCAGCTCGCAGGCGGTCGCGGCAACGTCACCGTGGTAGCTGATGTGGTGCGAAACCGTTCCGGGAGCGATCTTGCCGGGCCAGCGGACGACGAACGGGACGCGCAGCCCGCCGTCATACATCGCCCGCTTGATCCCCCGCAGGCCGCCATTCGACTGGAAGAAGTCGGGATCGTGCCCCCCTTCGCGGTGCGGCCCGTTGTCCGAGGTGAAGATCACGATCGTCTGGTCGTCGATCCCCAGATCCTTGAGCTTCTGCATCACCTGCCCGAGGTCGCGGTCCATCCGGGCGACCATGGCGGCGAACGCCTTCTCGTTTTCGGGCCAGTCCTTGTCCTTGAACTCGCCCAAGTCCGGGATCTCCATCCCGGCGTTCTTCCCCTCGTTGTTGGCGTGCGGCAGGGTGGTCGGCAGGTAGAGGAAGAACCGCTCCTTCTGGTGCTGCTCCAGGAACTGCAGCGCCTGGGCCTGGATCAGGTCCGGCGCGTAGTCGACCTTTTCGCTCGCCACGCCGGTCCCGTAGAGGGTGTCCATGTCTCCGGGGACCACATTCCTGAGCTTCACGCGGCTTCGGTCTTCGACCAGGAACGACGGGTAGTAGTTGTGGGCATGGTGCTGGTCGAGGTAGCCGTAGAACTTGTCGAACCCCTGCTGGGTCGGAAGGCCCGAGGTGTTCTCCTGCCCCAGGCCCCACTTGCCGAACATTCCGCTGAGGTATCCGGCCTTTCCGAGAAGTTCCGCGATCGTCACGTCCCCCGCCCGCAGGCTGAGCTTGGAGTTCCCGCGGATGAGGGTCCGGCCGCCGTGGAACCCGGTCATCAGGACGCAGCGGGAGGGGGCGCAGACTGTCGCACCCGCGTAGTAGTTCGTGAACCGCATTCCTTCGGCGGCAAGTTTGTCGATGTTCGGGGTGGGGATCCGTTTCTGGCCGTAGCAGCCGACGTCGCCGTAGCCGAGGTCATCCGCCAGGAACAGGACGATGTTCGGTTTGGGGAGTGGATCGGCCGCGTGCGCGGCGGTGGTGGCCACCGAGACCAGGACGAGCAGCAGTGAAAGGCAAAGGACGGTTCGGCGCATATCCGCTCTCGAAATCATTGGCCAGAGACGGGATTGAGCGTAAGTCCGGGAGGGAGAGGGATGCAACTGGAACTTCAAGAGGAGGGAAACAGGCTCGCGCCGATGGCGTACTTGCCGGTGCGACTCCCATAGCTCAAACCCAACGTGCCACGGCAGCCAGGGGTCAAGGGGGCCACGCCCCCTTGCCGCCGGAGGCGCTTCCACGAGGAACCGTGGTAGGCAACGGACGTCCCCTTTGTGGGACCAGCGTTGAGGACTCCCCACTCGCTCCGCGCTCACCGCGCGTTGGTGAGGGGGCATACGGCACGGTGTCCGCGCTTGGATACGTGCTGTTTCCCATGGTGTCCGGCGAGACGGCCTCCGGCGGGCAAAGGGCCAAAAACATACACAGGCCCCTCTGCACTCCCCACCAGGGTGCCCCTGGACCGGTTCTTGTCCCTTGCAGGGTCGATCCGGTCCCGACTCCACACATATAACTCCTCCATGCGCTCTCCCATGCTCCGGCCCCTGCTCGCATTCCTCCTCCTTCTGGCTTCGGCCCAGGCCCAGCACGTCTCCGCCCAGTCGCGACCGGCTCCCATGGAGATCCGCGTCGTCGACGACAGCTCCGGACGCGGCCTCCCCCTCGTCGAACTGGAGACGGTCCACAACGTCCGGCACATCACGGACAACGCCGGCCGCATCGCCTACGACGAACCGGCCCACAACGGCGAAGAGATCTTCTTCGACATCCACTGCCACGGCTACGAAGCCCCCAAAGACGGCTTGGGGATTCGCGGAGTGCGAATCCGGATCGAAGCTGGCGGAAAGAGGGAGATCCGCCTCCCGCGGCAGAACATCGCCGAGCGGCTCTACCGCCTGACCGGCCGGGATCTCTATCGCGACTCCGTCCTCCTGGGGCACGAGACGCCGCTCAAAGCCCCCGGCGGCCCGGCCCAGGTCGCCGGCCAGGACTCGGTACTCGCCGTTCCGTATCGAGGAAAACTTCACTGGTTCTGGGGAGACACGAACCGTCTTGCGTATCCACTCGGACGGTTCCGGACGACGGGCGCGACAACGCCGCTCCCGGGCCCGGACCTCCAGCCGGAGGTCGGGATCAACTACGACTACTTCGTCGGCGCGGACGGATTCGCCCGCGACATGGTCGAAGTCGCGAATCCCGAAGGGGTCGTCTGGATCGACGGCGTGACGACCGTCCCGGACAACGGGGGACGGGAACGACTCGTCGCCCGCTTCTCCCGCCGCAAGGGCCTGGCCGACGCCCTCCAGCAGGGGATGGTCGTCTATAACGACGACCGGGACCTGTTCGAAGTCCGGACCGAGATCCCGCTGACCGAAGAATGGCGGTTCCTCCGCGATCATCCGATCACGGTCGAAGACGGCGGCGAGACCTACCTGGCCAGCGGCAATCCGTTCCCGGTGACGAGAGTCCGCAAGACACTCGAGGAGGCGCTCAAGCCGGCCGCGTTCCGGTCCTGGTCCTGCATGGACCCCGCCGCCGATCCCAAGTCGGTTCCGCCGCGCCGCAGGGCGGACGGCACGCTCGACTGGCAGTGGCAGGACGGTCCGCCGGTGACGGTCGCCATCGAGCAGCGGTGGCTCAAGGAAAAGTCGATCCGTGCCGAAGAGGCCTATTTCCTCCCCGAACACGCCGGCCAGCCCGGGACGCAGGTTTTCCCGCACACCGGCACCGTGCAGTGGAACGCTTACCGGAAGAAATGGATCCTGATCGTCGTCGAACTGGCGAAGGACAAGAAGAGCCCCTCGATGCTCGGAGAGGTCTACTACTCCGAGGCGGACGAGCCGCACGGCCCCTTCCGGAAGGCAGTGAAAATTCTCTCGCACGACAAGCAGACGTTCTACAACCCCTGCCATCACGTCTTCTTCGACCAGGACGGCGGGAAGACGATCTACTTCGAGGGGACCTACTGCAACACGTTCACGACCGCGCCGGCGACGCAGCGGTACAACTACAACCAGATGCTGTACCGGCTCGATCTGGCGGACGAGCGCTTGCGGCTCCCATAGTGGTGCAGTTCTCCGAACCGCACGAGACGAAACCGCCACCGTGCCAAGTGACAAGTCCCGCTGTCGCCCGAACGGCGGTATGCGACTCGGAGAGTCGCACCACTATGCCGCGCGGCGAATCGCCGCCATGGGCGACATTCGGGCCGCGTACCACGCCGGGTAAGCCCCGCCCAGAACCCCCAGGAGCACGCTGCATCCCAGCCCCAGCAGGATCAGTCCCGGACCGGCGTGAAGGTGCAGACGGTCGGGCCAGATCGAGTTCAGCACGCGGGTGGCGATGAATCCGCAGATCGCCCCCAGCACGCCGCCCCACGCCCCCAGCAGCGCACTCTCGAGCGTCACCAGCTTGACGATGTCGTTCCGCGTCCAGCCGTTCGCCCGCAGGACTCCAAACTCGATCGTCCGTTCCGTGACGCTCATCAGCATCGTGTTCACGATGCTCAGGCTGGCGATGACCAGCCCGATCGTCGTCATGATCCCCAGGAACAGGTTCAGGTCTCCGCTGAACTCATTGAACCGGTCCGCCCAGTCGTTCGCCGAACGGACTTCGACCGCGGACGCCCCCTCCGTCCCTCCCCCCGTCGCCGTCCTGGCCGAGGCCGGCGTAGCCCCTTTCGAGCCGGGTGCGCCGCCGCTTCGAGGTGAAACGGGCGTCCCAGCCTGCCCACCGGTCCGGATCCACAGGTCGATCGAGCGGAACAGGTCCTGGAAGGGATTCGTCTGAGCGGCCCCCAGCAGC of Planctomyces sp. SH-PL14 contains these proteins:
- a CDS encoding ABC transporter permease, which translates into the protein MSPTATSPVTAPPASTAGSIVVHKSPGFWAETWKRFRRRKLAMAALVSVILLCLVAILSPAIAGTRPVVCKYKGQLYFPCLYYFNTSWQNPIFTKDRFRGKFHQALKDKDPESWAIWPLSFNDPYYAVQGDMWPDRPANPNQNNGHPSAQNWLGTDQTGVDVFAKLVHGTRTALVVGFISMGIAAAIGITLGAIGGYAGGWTDMIISRFTEVVICIPTLVLIIALMALLKEPTIWHMMAIIGLTGWTSISRLTRAEFLRLRESDFVAAARVVGAGHLRIIFRHILPNAMAPVLVPITFGIAGAIFIENALTFLGFGPPPPTTSWGDLLKDGRSNYDLWWLIVFPGMAVFFTVLCYNLIGEGIQAATDPRLRDGRK
- a CDS encoding peptidylprolyl isomerase, which translates into the protein MFGTKNYKADVETNTKDVDFDKNTYQVEFTTTAGKIVLDLWPDVAPLHCRNIIGLVRSGFYNGIIFHRVIDGFVIQAGCPKGTGTGGPGYNVKAEFNKRLHEAGVLSMARTSDPNSAGSQFFLCLGRVPHLDNQYTGFGKTADDASLQAVLKIGKSKTNADDRPLQDQKIEKAEIKVTPK
- a CDS encoding ABC transporter permease, with amino-acid sequence MFEFLVRRLLIGVFTLLCITFLLYALLRFMPGTPLTLSLSEVDPTKTISLEQLEQLKKVYGLDKPFYEAYFDWLKQLAQGDLGSSFSHKKPVARLIGERIGPTLFLSITSLLVAYFGAIPIGLFVAARSGTRVERGISTGLYMLYSFPNFVAALLLQMWVALKMGWFPLFGIVSDNYESLSTFGKVKDQFWHLMLPMVCYTYATLAYDSRFINANLQEVVRQDYIRTAKAKGLTGWTIMFRHAFRNTLIPLITSIGLMLPSLVSGAVIIEQIFNWPGIGRMFFESITARDYPLLMGLLLMFSVMTVIGQLMADILYAMVDPRVRLGDR
- a CDS encoding NAD(P)/FAD-dependent oxidoreductase, translating into MGGAAHASGGGHGHDQHNGHGNGGHGHGGHGHGPAIVRHRDPGNRVVIVGGGVVGSACAYYLRQAGKEVTIVERAQFGRGASHANCGYVSPSHVLPLNKPGAIQKTLKSMFDRTSAFYLKPRIDFSLFGWMMRFASKCNKKDMIEAGHALNPILQSSAELYKELLASELQETEHEAKGMLFVFKTEKMLAEYDAVDALLREHFGVGARRIGGDELHRMEPALQPGLAGAYFYDIDSHLRPDRLMGAWRRTLESHGVTILENRPVKQIRKENGSARAIVTDQGEIEGDTFIFAMGAWTPKLSTELGCAIPVQPGKGYSITMARPEPCPAYPMILEEYHVAVTPFASGYRLGSTMEFAGYNDKLNRGRLDMLRRGAKEYLVAPTAEPVQEEWFGWRPMCADSVPIIGRTPGLDNTYLATGHSMLGVTLAPATGKLVSELVLGEKPHIDPEPYRVTRFG
- a CDS encoding arylsulfatase — its product is MRRTVLCLSLLLVLVSVATTAAHAADPLPKPNIVLFLADDLGYGDVGCYGQKRIPTPNIDKLAAEGMRFTNYYAGATVCAPSRCVLMTGFHGGRTLIRGNSKLSLRAGDVTIAELLGKAGYLSGMFGKWGLGQENTSGLPTQQGFDKFYGYLDQHHAHNYYPSFLVEDRSRVKLRNVVPGDMDTLYGTGVASEKVDYAPDLIQAQALQFLEQHQKERFFLYLPTTLPHANNEGKNAGMEIPDLGEFKDKDWPENEKAFAAMVARMDRDLGQVMQKLKDLGIDDQTIVIFTSDNGPHREGGHDPDFFQSNGGLRGIKRAMYDGGLRVPFVVRWPGKIAPGTVSHHISYHGDVAATACELAGVPPLNDWDSLSLVPTLVQDPTRQREHEYLYWEFYEGKVAQAARMGKWKGVRYEGADNPIELYDLESDPQESRDVAKSTPDIVRHMAGIFYEAHEPGLYWSLDGKRPPNIPDPRPEREPTPAGAPSPPGKKPIGPEPAPAGKPKTPMPPEPRPGATPQPSMPLRPKAKPAESKPEPDAEKPVEAEKAKPKAGTAKPR
- a CDS encoding ABC transporter substrate-binding protein — protein: MRMMRRRLVALGLLSGFLVPLIGCDSPSPPAAPPSSSALSDKEPSAAPPKSGDSPPPAAPMSETAAPAADPSGGKVTIFKQTEKVPPLEELEKRVEWGDSPIVDYRKHLADYLATKPQKTSAADALKLRNTSAEINAQILDGLGRPPAAEGDLDDTTPFNRHIPADIKSTNPLMQSSVYEGYLLNLTGIGFFSFDWKLEPGAVSDTVVSWQTSKDKLYDKVVMRSDLTWSDGKPITAHDVVFTYEVIMTDDIPIPAVRTGMEKIKWVHAYDDHTFVIAHRESLVTNVWNMNFPVIPKHVYEKTIPEDKTLVSSPAHVKLEDEPVVGGAYRIVKRLKGQEILLERREEYYMQNGKQIREKPRFKTVRLRVLEDRNTALLAFKNGDIEDIELQPNQWVTQTTDDEFYRLGTKVRGTEWTYYYFGWNTKTPFFSDARVRKAMSYAMDYRELLEDLTYGLYEQSVGEFHPTSWMAPATPRTPYKQDLDKAEDLLDEAGWVDNDNDGVREKVIGGKKVKFEFEIMCANDDLRIKTCTILKKNLENIGVRCNVRPTEFTVLQEKAQKHEFEAQFAGWGTGTDPSTTENLWKTGEQRNYTQYSNPEVDKLFDEGRKEFDLEKRKAVYRKIDEILWEEQPYTWLYYRSSFYGFNKRLRGYMFSPRGPYSYSPGVDAFWAVK